A stretch of the Aegilops tauschii subsp. strangulata cultivar AL8/78 chromosome 4, Aet v6.0, whole genome shotgun sequence genome encodes the following:
- the LOC109742897 gene encoding chaperone protein ClpC3, chloroplastic-like translates to MPTLEAYGTNLTKLAQEGKLAPVVGREKEIESVTQILGKMKKKNPCLIGEPGVGKTVIFEGLALRIAAGDVPETIQGKTVLISLDMGLLLAGTKYRGEFEERLKNLMEEIKQNGEIILFLDEVHTLVGAGAAEGAIDAANILKPALARGEIQCIGATTFDEYAKHIEKDPALERRFQPVKVLEPTVDEAIGILKGLVERYEEHHKVKYSKEALIDAARLSHRYISNRFLPDKAIDLIDEAGCQVRLRHGKVPEEVKDLCKKREEIIKRRDDAVRCQNFELAKELHMEELELTSQITSAVPMVTEADIQRVVSSSTGIPVERVSADESAGLRTMEETLHRRVVGQDEAVKAVSRAMRRSRAGLRDTGRPIASFVFAGPTGVGKTEVVKALAACNYGSEEAMVRLDMSEYSERHAAAKLVGASPGYVGYEEGGQLTEAVRRRPHAVVLFDEIEKAHKDVYNLLLQVLEDGKGRTVDFRNTIIIMTSNAGSGGDGEMTGVMVEKDMKEKHGFPPEFLNRLDEVIVFRELTKPEIKEIASKMLEEVVRRMREKGMELRVTERFKELVAEEGYDRSYGARPLRRAITRLLEDRLVDMMLAGEASEWDSLTVDVDSDGNVVVHNRRAGRPVCFS, encoded by the exons ATGCCGACACTCGAGGCGTATGGGACGAATCTTACAAAGTTAGCACAGGAG GGAAAGTTAGCACCTGTTGTCGGAAGGGAAAAGGAGATCGAGAGTGTCACACAAATCTTGGgcaaaatgaagaagaagaaccCCTGCCTGATTGGAGAGCCCGGTGTTGGGAAAACGGTGATATTCGAAGGGCTTGCTCTACGCATCGCTGCCGGGGATGTGCCTGAAACAATTCAAGGGAAAACGGTTC TTATCAGTCTTGATATGGGGCTCCTACTTGCTGGTACCAAATACCGCGGAGAGTTTGAAGAAAGGCTGAAGAACTTGATGGAAGAGATCAAACAGAACGGCGAGATAATATTGTTCCTTGATGAAGTTCACACTCTGGTAGGAGCAGGAGCAGCAGAAGGTGCTATCGACGCGGCCAACATTCTGAAGCCGGCACTGGCAAGAGGTGAAATTCAG TGTATCGGAGCCACCACATTCGACGAATACGCCAAGCACATTGAGAAAGACCCTGCGCTGGAGAGGCGCTTCCAGCCTGTGAAAGTTCTAGAGCCCACGGTTGATGAAGCCATAGGAATTCTCAAAGGGCTCGTGGAGCGGTACGAGGAACACCACAAGGTCAAGTATTCCAAGGAAGCGCTAATCGACGCCGCTAGGCTCTCGCACCGATACAT CAGTAATCGTTTCCTCCCGGATAAAGCCATCGACTTGATTGATGAGGCGGGATGTCAAGTCAGGCTACGTCATGGCAAG GTACCTGAGGAAGTCAAAGATCTCTGCAAGAAGCGCGAGGAAATCATCAAACGGAGGGACGACGCCGTCCGTTGCCAGAATTTCGAGCTG GCGAAAGAGCTTCACATGGAAGAGCTGGAGCTCACGTCCCAGATCACGTCTGCCGTGCCGATGGTCACCGAGGCTGACATCCAGCGCGTCGTCTCCTCATCAACAGGCATCCCCGTGGAGAGGGTCTCCGCGGACGAGTCGGCCGGGCTGCGAACGATGGAGGAGACCCTACACCGGCGCGTCGTCGGCCAGGACGAGGCCGTCAAGGCGGTGAGCCGCGCCATGCGCCGCTCGCGCGCCGGCCTCCGGGACACCGGCCGGCCGATCGCCAGCTTCGTGTTCGCCGGCCCGACGGGCGTGGGCAAGACGGAGGTCGTCAAGGCGCTCGCCGCGTGCAACTACGGCTCGGAGGAGGCCATGGTCCGGCTCGACATGAGCGAGTACAGCGAGCGGCACGCGGCCGCGAAGCTGGTAGGGGCGTCCCCGGGCTACGTCGGGTACGAGGAGGGCGGGCAGCTGACGGAGGCGGTGCGCCGGCGGCCGCACGCGGTGGTGCTGTTCGACGAGATCGAGAAGGCGCACAAGGACGTGTACAACCTGCTGCTGCAGGTGCTGGAGGACGGCAAGGGGAGGACGGTGGACTTCCGGAACACGATCATCATCATGACGTCCAACGccggcagcggcggcgacggggagATGACGGGCGTGATGGTCGAGAAGGACATGAAGGAGAAGCACGGGTTCCCACCGGAGTTCCTGAACCGGCTGGACGAGGTGATCGTGTTCCGGGAGCTCACCAAGCCGGAAATAAAGGAGATCGCCTCCAAGATGCTGGAGGAGGTCGTCCGCCGGATGAGGGAGAAGGGGATGGAGCTGCGGGTGACGGAGAGGTTCAAGGAGCTGGTGGCCGAGGAAGGCTACGACCGCAGCTACGGCGCGCGGCCGCTGCGGAGGGCCATCACCAGGCTGCTGGAGGACAGGCTCGTAGACATGATGCTCGCCGGGGAGGCCAGCGAATGGGATTCGTTGACTGTAGATGTTGACTCCGATGGGAACGTGGTCGTCCACAACCGACGGGCTGGCCGACCCGTGTGTTTCTCTTAG
- the LOC109742891 gene encoding chaperone protein ClpC2, chloroplastic-like, producing MESTLLRPPALGLGSPAGLGGGTAGWRSRSATTPPSVVPALPKPARWRPVKMSALAGHRRDLHTHPATPTPASVFLGGGGGGFGPSSLSSRGSSSRGRRRLVARAMFESFTEKAIRVIMLAQEESRRLGHHTVGSEQILLGLVGEGTGIAAKVLRSAGLNLKDARAEVEKVLGRGPGLIPIEIPFTASAKKVIESSTEESRQLGHNYIGTEHLLLGLIREDDGAAAIVLKNFQADLGDIRNEVIKMITDMSEDQTVGAGVGGGSSGAKMPTLEEYGTNLTKLAQEGKLDPVVGRNKQIERVLQILGRRTKNNPCLIGEPGVGKTAIAEGLAQRIATGDVPETVEGKTVITLDMGLLVAGTKYRGEFEERLKKLMEEIKQSGDIILFLDEVHTLVGAGAAEGAIDAANILKPALARGELQCLGATTIDEYRKHIEKDPALERRFQPVKVPEPTVDETIGILKGLRERYEIHHKLRYSDEALIAAAQLSYQYISDRFLPDKAIDLVDEAGSLVRLRHAKLPDEAKDLDKKLKEITRQKNDAIRSQEFETAGELRREELELKTQIMSLVDKSKEVSKAEMESGASAGPMVTEADIQRIVASWTSVPVEKVSVDESSRLLKMEETLHGRVIGQDEAVRAIGRAIRRARVGLRNPNRPVASFIFAGPTGVGKSELAKALATSYYGSEEAMVRLDMSEFMERHTVAKLIGSPPGYVGYTEGGQLTEAVRRRPYTVVLLDEIEKAHPDVFNLMLQIMEDGRLTDSRGRTVDFKNTLIIMTSNVGSSVIEKGGKQLGFDHDDGEARSSYGRIKSLVDEEMKQYFRPEFLNRLDEMIVFRQLTKMEVKEIAVIMLAEVTGRMKAKGIELMVTENFKDLVVEEGYDPSYGARPLRRAIMRLLEDKLADKMLAEDVKEGDYVIIDADPMGNVAVLSRHSDLPKDQPLAFPA from the exons ATGGAGAGCACCTTGCTGAGGCCACCCGCTCTAGGACTGGGATCGCCCGCCGGGCTTGGAGGCGGCACGGCCGGCTGGAGGTCCCGGAGCGCCACGACGCCTCCCTCCGTGGTCCCGGCGCTTCCCAAGCCGGCACGCTGGCGCCCCGTCAAGATGTCAGCGCTCGCCGGCCACCGGCGGGATTTACACACCCATCCGGCCACGCCCACGCCCGCGTCCGTGTTcctcggcggcggtggcggcggcttcGGGCCATCGTCGTTGTCGTCCCGCGGGTCGTCGTCGAGGGGCCGACGTCGCCTCGTCGCCAGGGCTATGTTCGAGAGCTTCACCGAGAAGGCCATCAGGGTGATCATGCTGGCGCAGGAGGAGTCGCGGCGCCTCGGGCACCACACGGTCGGCAGCGAGCAGATCCTCCTGGGCCTCGTCGGCGAGGGCACCGGCATCGCCGCCAAGGTACTCAGGTCCGCCGGGCTGAACCTCAAGGACGCTCGCGCCGAGGTGGAGAAGGTCCTCGGGAGGGGCCCTGGCCTCATCCCCATCGAGATCCCCTTCACCGCGTCGGCCAAGAAGGTGATCGAGTCCTCAACTGAAGAATCGCGCCAGCTAG GGCATAATTACATTGGAACGGAACACTTGCTTCTTGGGTTGATCCGTGAGGATGATGGTGCAGCAGCCATTGTACTCAAGAACTTTCAGGCTGATCTCGGCGACATACGCAACGAG GTTATCAAAATGATCACTGACATGTCTGAAGATCAAACTGTCGGCGCCGGCGTCGGGGGAGGAAGCAGTGGGGCAAAGATGCCAACACTCGAGGAGTACGGGACTAATCTAACAAAATTAGCACAGGAG GGGAAGCTAGACCCCGTCGTCGGAAGGAACAAGCAGATCGAGCGCGTGCTGCAGATTTTGGGGAGACGTACAAAGAACAATCCCTGCCTAATTGGAGAACCCGGTGTTGGAAAGACGGCTATCGCGGAAGGCCTTGCGCAGCGCATTGCCACCGGGGATGTGCCTGAAACAGTTGAAGGGAAAACG GTTATCACCCTTGACATGGGACTTCTTGTTGCCGGGACCAAATACCGTGGAGAGTTCGAAGAAAGGTTGAAGAAACTGATGGAAGAAATCAAGCAGAGTGGAGACATAATACTTTTCCTTGATGAAGTCCACACTCTGGTGGGAGCAGGAGCAGCAGAAGGTGCTATTGACGCTGCTAACATTCTGAAGCCAGCACTGGCGAGAGGCGAACTTCAG TGTCTTGGGGCCACTACAATCGACGAATACAGGAAGCACATTGAGAAAGACCCTGCGCTGGAGAGGCGCTTCCAACCGGTGAAAGTTCCGGAGCCCACAGTTGATGAGACCATAGGAATCCTCAAGGGGCTCCGGGAGCGATACGAGATCCACCACAAACTCCGATATAGCGACGAAGCGCTGATTGCCGCTGCCCAGCTCTCATATCAATACATCAG TGATCGTTTCCTCCCAGACAAAGCAATCGACCTGGTTGATGAGGCAGGATCTCTTGTCAGGCTACGCCATGCCAAG CTGCCTGACGAAGCTAAAGATCTCGACAAGAAGCTCAAGGAAATCACCAGACAGAAGAACGACGCCATCCGCTCCCAGGAATTCGAGACG GCCGGAGAGCTTCGCAGGGAAGAGCTTGAGCTCAAGACCCAGATCATGTCGCTGGTGGACAAGAGCAAGGAGGTGAGCAAGGCGGAGATGGAGTCGGGAGCATCAGCTGGCCCGATGGTGACAGAGGCCGATATCCAGCGCATCGTCGCGTCGTGGACCAGCGTCCCCGTGGAGAAGGTCTCCGTGGACGAGTCCAGCCGGCTGCTCAAGATGGAGGAGACCCTGCACGGGCGCGTCATCGGCCAGGACGAGGCCGTCAGAGCCATAGGCCGCGCCATCCGCCGCGCGCGCGTCGGGCTCAGGAACCCCAACCGGCCGGTGGCCAGCTTCATATTCGCCGGCCCGACGGGCGTGGGCAAGTCGGAGCTGGCCAAGGCGCTGGCAACCAGCTACTACGGCTCGGAGGAGGCCATGGTCCGGCTGGACATGAGCGAGTTCATGGAGCGGCACACGGTGGCCAAGCTCATCGGCTCCCCTCCTGGCTACGTCGGGTACACGGAGGGCGGGCAGCTGACGGAGGCTGTCCGGCGGCGGCCCTACACCGTGGTCCTCCTGGACGAGATCGAGAAGGCGCACCCGGACGTGTTCAACCTGATGCTGCAGATCATGGAGGACGGCCGGCTGACGGACAGCAGGGGGCGGACGGTGGACTTCAAGAACACGCTCATCATCATGACCTCCAACGTCGGCAGCAGCGTGATCGAGAAGGGCGGGAAGCAGCTGGGCTTCGACCACGATGACGGCGAGGCCCGCAGCAGCTACGGCAGAATCAAGAGCCTGGTGGACGAGGAGATGAAGCAGTACTTCCGGCCAGAGTTCCTGAACCGGCTCGACGAGATGATCGTGTTCCGGCAGCTCACCAAGATGGAGGTCAAGGAGATCGCCGTCATCATGCTGGCGGAGGTGACCGGCCGGATGAAGGCCAAGGGGATCGAGCTGATGGTGACAGAGAACTTCAAGGATCTGGTCGTGGAGGAAGGCTACGACCCCAGCTACGGCGCCCGGCCGCTGAGGAGGGCCATCATGAGGCTGCTCGAGGACAAGCTTGCGGACAAGATGCTCGCCGAGGATGTCAAGGAGGGAGACTATGTGATCATCGACGCCGACCCGATGGGTAACGTCGCCGTCCTCAGCCGGCACAGCGACTTGCCGAAGGACCAGCCACTGGCGTTTCCTGCCTAG